From Calliphora vicina chromosome X, idCalVici1.1, whole genome shotgun sequence, the proteins below share one genomic window:
- the LOC135962793 gene encoding uncharacterized protein LOC135962793, whose product MISDLLQKTTYYPLVKRLWSQCQAAWVTVTALYYLTNAPIQSDANAGDQLKKKRKKRKSQKDILKSRYAKAIFILDKLDKNAARGAPHERDEEDRAKYQTVVDEYQKFLDSVPSTSKAAAEDTERSQRNRSQTEGEKSLKRKKVVDKKSAPGPTSTTTTSARRPFDEVVKDHLLMALATEKDGTINPVVTEWGAIEFKLTEFIMEHLFANRTGTSELRFDSGEIHRGYRVIKCMDEFSKDFLS is encoded by the coding sequence ATGATCTCGGATCTTCTTCAGAAGACGACCTACTATCCTCTAGTCAAGAGACTTTGGTCGCAATGTCAGGCAGCGTGGGTGACCGTCACAGCACTCTACTACTTGACAAATGCTCCTATTCAATCAGATGCCAATGCTGGCGACCAATtgaagaagaaaagaaaaaagaggAAGAGTCAGAAAGACATCCTCAAATCCCGTTACGCCAAGGCGATATTCATTCTTGACAAGCTTGACAAGAATGCTGCCAGAGGTGCCCCCCATGAACGTGATGAAGAAGATCGCGCCAAATACCAGACTGTGGTAGATGAGTACCAAAAGTTTTTGGATTCCGTACCCAGCACGTCAAAGGCAGCAGCCGAAGACACAGAGAGGTCCCAGCGCAATCGCTCTCAGACAGAGGGAGAAAAATCGCTTAAACGGAAAAAGGTTGTCGACAAAAAATCCGCTCCGGGACCCACATCAACCACGACTACATCCGCCAGGCGGCCCTTCGACGAGGTGGTTAAAGACCATCTTCTAATGGCTCTGGCGACTGAGAAAGACGGTACGATCAATCCTGTGGTAACAGAATGGGGTGCTATCGAATTCAAATTAACCGAATTCATTATGGAACACTTGTTCGCTAATAGGACTGGTACTTCGGAACTTCGCTTTGACTCTGGTGAGATTCACCGGGGCTACAGGGTGATCAAATGCATGGACGAGTTCTCAAAGGACTTTCTTAGCTAA